A genome region from Etheostoma cragini isolate CJK2018 chromosome 4, CSU_Ecrag_1.0, whole genome shotgun sequence includes the following:
- the zmynd10 gene encoding zinc finger MYND domain-containing protein 10, with the protein MLLTHLLSTSFDGMDTSVIVPYEAEGFIQRLETFSLKEVGSERWFRQHECIEKLNMQAILNASAMHDEFIKELLVSFGKIPVLVHEMILVEVWKHKVFPIFCQLKDFNPNNTFHLYMVIHHEATVINLLETIMYHKDSWEAADDSVLDLVDYCHRKLTLLASKVIREGATTDQHNQTGNAVASSIEVLQMQNAALEFEISLKAVSVLRYITDHTESISVINRMLCTHNMPCVLVQLIDCCPWSRCKGGEVEKYINGRWQKIPVEDRLKMTKLDGQVWISLYNLLLKEDFQRKYNFNNFNKNQLLKLRSFLTEVLIDQLPNLVELQRYLAHLAVTDPAPPKKELILEQIPEMWNHIVRENSGRWKAIAKYQVKETFSPSETKLRQQAQRLAKTYNLDVMERLLPEKPKCGSCGKEATKRCSQCQGEWYCHRECQVKHWSKHKRVCQLTAETTEKIQRDLHIHS; encoded by the exons atgcTACTTACACA CTTGCTGAGTACTTCCTTTGACGGAATGGACACGTCTGTAATTGTTCCTTATGAAGCAGAAGGGTTTATTCAAAGGCTGGAAACATTCTCTCTTAAAGAAGTGGGCTCAGAGAG GTGGTTCAGACAGCATGAGTGCATTGAGAAACTTAACATGCAGGCGATACTAAATGCTTCTGCCATGCACGATGAGTTCATCAAGGAGCTGCTGGTGTCATTTGGAAAG ATACCTGTCCTGGTCCATGAAATGATCCTTGTTGAGGTGTGGAAGCACAAAGTGTTCCCAATTTTTTGTCAGCTGAAGGACTTTAATCCCAACAACACATTTCATCTTTACATGGTG ATCCACCACGAAGCCACGGTCATAAACCTACTTGAAACGATAATGTATCATAAG GATTCATGGGAGGCAGCTGATGACTCTGTTCTTGACTTGGTTGATTACTGCCACCGCAAGCTCACGCTGCTGGCCAGCAAAGTAATCAGGGAGGGTGCAACAACTGACCAACACAACCAGACAGGAAACGCAGTTGCTTCCTCTATAGAG GTGTTGCAGATGCAGAATGCTGCACTGGAGTTTGAAATCTCCCTGAAGGCTGTCTCTGTGCTGCGCTACATCACTGATCACACGGAGAG taTCAGTGTCATTAATCGCATGCTGTGCACCCATAACATGCCTTGCGTGCTGGTCCAGCTGATTGACTGCTGCCCTTGGAGTCGCTGTAAAGGAG GTGAGGTAGAAAAGTACATAAATGGCAGATGGCAGAAGATTCCCGTTGAGGACCGTTTAAAGATGACAAAACTGGATGGTCAGGTCTGGATTTCCCTTTAcaatctgctgctgaaggaaGACTTCCAAAGGAAATATAACTTCAACAACTTCAACAAGAACCAGCTTCTAAAG CTTCGGAGTTTCTTGACAGAAGTGTTGATTGATCAGCTGCCAAACCTGGTGGAGCTTCAGCGTTACCTGGCTCATCTGGCCGTTACAGACCCTGCCCCTCCAAAAAAGGAACTCATTTTAGAACAG ATCCCAGAAATGTGGAACCACATTGTGAGAGAGAACTCTGGGAGGTGGAAGGCTATAGCAAAGTACCAAGTCAAAGAAACTTTCAGCCCATCTGAAACTAAACTGAGGCAGCAGGCACAGAG GTTGGCTAAGACGTACAATTTGGATGTGATGGAGAGATTACTCCCTGAGAAGCCAAAGTGTGGATCCTGTGGGAAAGAGGCTACAAAGAGATGCTCTCAATGTCAGGGAGAATGGTACTGCCACAG AGAATGTCAGGTGAAGCACTGGTCTAAACACAAGAGAGTCTGCCAGCTTACGGCTGAAACCACAGAGAAGATCCAGAGGGACCTGCACATCCACAGCTAA
- the nprl2 gene encoding GATOR complex protein NPRL2: MSMTTRIECIFFSEFHPTLGPKITYQVPEEYISRELFDTVQVYIITKPELQNKLITVTAMGKKLIGCPVCIEHKKYSRNALLFNLGLVCDAQINTCALEPIVKKLSGYLTTLELESGFISNEESKQKLLPIMSTLLEELNATGACTLPIDESNTIHLKLIQLRKDPPIVQEYDVPVFTQCKDHFIKSQWDLTTQQILPYIDGFRHIQKISAEADVELNLVRIAVQNLLYYGVVTLVSIFQYSNVYCTTPKVQSLIDDKPLQDECLNYVTKQGQKRASLRDVFQLYCGLSPGTTVRDLCSRYSQQLQRVDERRLIQFGLMKSLIRRLQKYPVKVIRDEKSRLPRLYTGCHSYDEICCKTGISYHELDERLENDPNIVVCWK, encoded by the exons ATGAGCATGACCACTCGAATAGAGTGTATATTTTTCAGTGAGTTTCATCCCACCCTGGGTCCAAAGATAACATATCAG GTCCCAGAGGAATACATTTCCCGGGAACTCTTTGACACAGTCCAGGTTTATATCATCACCAAGCCAGAACTGCAAAACAAGTTGATAACAGT cACTGCCATGGGGAAAAAATTAATCGGATGTCCTGTGTGTATCGAGCATAAAAAGTACAGCAGGAATGCCCTCCTGTTTAACCTTGGCCTTGTTTGTGATGCCCAAATCAACACGTGTGCCCTTGAGCCAATTGTCAAGAAGCTGTCTGGGTACCTCACAACTCTGGAG CTGGAGAGTGGCTTCATATCCAATGAGGAGAGCAAGCAGAAACTTTTACCCATTATGTCCACCTTGTTGGAAGAACTAAATGCCACAGGAGCCTGCACATTACCCATAG ACGAGTCCAACACCATCCATCTAAAGCTGATCCAGCTGCGAAAGGACCCCCCGATTGTCCAGGAGTATGATGTGCCAGTTTTCACCCAGTGCAAAGACCATTTTATCAAATCTCAGTGGGATCTCACCACTCAACAG ATCCTGCCCTATATTGATGGATTTAGACACATCCAGAAAATCTCCGCTGAAGCTGACGTAGAGCTGAATCTTGTTCGCATTGCGGTGCAGAATCTGTT GTATTATGGAGTTGTGACCTTGGTGTCAATTTTCCAG TACAGCAATGTGTACTGCACTACCCCCAAAGTCCAGAGCCTCATCGACGACAAGCCCTTACAGGATGAGTGCCTCAACTATGTCACTAAACAGG GTCAGAAGCGTGCCAGCCTGAGGGATGTGTTCCAGCTGTACTGTGGTCTGAGTCCAGGAACCACAGTCCGAGACCTTTGTTCTCGCTACTCGCAGCAGCTTCAAAGGGTTGATGAGAG GAGGCTGATCCAATTTGGACTGATGAAGTCTCTTATTAGACGGCTGCAGAAATATCCGGTGAAGGTGATCCGTGACGAGAAGAGCAGGCTGCCACGACTCTATACCGGTTGTCATAGTTATGATGAGATCTGCTGCAAAACAG GGATCAGTTACCATGAGCTGGACGAACGTTTGGAAAATGATCCCAACATCGTGGTGTGCTGGAAGTGA